One window of the Rosa rugosa chromosome 3, drRosRugo1.1, whole genome shotgun sequence genome contains the following:
- the LOC133738739 gene encoding glucuronoxylan 4-O-methyltransferase 1-like — MSRSQKTYPSFNYKLLLLGVFLAFVVLFVLRSSFSSSDSNQNSSTISPKVPFLNPSAKDLSSTSTDCSPSTIPCNKIPSSLAQTIIHYTTSTITPQQTLKEISVTAKILDQKSPCNFLVFGLGHDSLMWSALNHGGRTIFLEEDESWIEQIRRRFPTLESYHVTYNSKVNEADNLMDVGKGPECTAVGSDIKYSMCQLALKGLPSEVYDIKWDLIMVDAPTGYHDEAPGRMSAIYTAGMIARNKEEGETTHVFVHDVNRVVEDKFSMSFLCQGYMQKQEGRLRHFTIPSHRDGSSRPFCPE; from the coding sequence ATGAGTCGATCACAAAAAACCTATCCAAGTTTCAACTATAAGCTTCTTCTCCTCGGAGTTTTCCTGGCTTTCGTTGTCCTCTTTGTCTTGAGATCAAGCTTCTCATCATCTGATTCCAATCAAAATTCATCTACCATCTCGCCAAAGGTACCTTTCCTCAATCCTTCGGCTAAAGATTTAAGTAGCACTTCTACAGACTGCTCACCAAGTACTATTCCTTGCAACAAGATCCCATCCTCTCTAGCTCAAACCATAATCCACTACACAACCTCAACCATCACCCCACAACAAACCCTCAAGGAAATCTCAGTGACAGCAAAGATTCTAGACCAGAAATCACCATGCAACTTCCTTGTCTTTGGCCTTGGCCACGACAGCCTTATGTGGAGTGCACTCAACCATGGGGGTAGGACAATTTTCCTGGAAGAAGATGAGTCCTGGATCGAGCAAATCCGACGCCGCTTCCCCACATTGGAATCATACCATGTCACATATAACAGCAAGGTGAATGAGGCTGATAATCTCATGGATGTTGGGAAGGGGCCTGAGTGCACTGCAGTTGGTAGTGATATTAAATACAGCATGTGCCAATTGGCTTTGAAGGGTCTACCGAGTGAAGTTTATGACATCAAATGGGATTTGATAATGGTGGATGCACCCACCGGGTATCATGATGAAGCACCGGGAAGAATGAGTGCCATATACACAGCTGGAATGATAGCCCGAAATAAAGAGGAAGGGGAGACTACTCATGTGTTTGTTCATGATGTGAACAGAGTTGTGGAAGACAAGTTCTCTATGTCATTCCTTTGTCAAGGTTACATGCAAAAACAGGAAGGGAGGTTGAGGCACTTCACTATTCCTAGTCACAGGGATGGTTCCAGCAGGCCATTTTGCCCTGAATGA